Within Spinacia oleracea cultivar Varoflay chromosome 4, BTI_SOV_V1, whole genome shotgun sequence, the genomic segment CACAGTAGAAGAAATTCCCGGTATTTGCCCAATCGTGGCGGTACACAAGCTAAATGTGGACACCACAATGAAGCCAGTTTGCCAGAAGAAAAGAAACCATGGCAAAACCAGAAACCAAGGCGCCGCGACCAAGGTACATAAGCTAATGGAAGACGACTTTATTCATCTACGTCAGTACCATGATTGGGTGGCCAATGTGGTCCTTGTCCCTAAGCTAAATGGAacatggagaatgtgtgttgattacactgATCTGAACAAAGCTTGCCCAAAGGACAATTTTCATATCGGCTGGTAGATTCTACTTCCGGTCACACTATGTTGAGTTTTATGGATGCATATTCTAGTTTTCATCAAATCCCTTTGTGGCCTGAAGATCAAAGGAAAACTTCCTTTGTCATAGAATAAGGGTTGTATTGTTACAAGGttatgccatttggagttctttgtttgtgtcggtgaaccaaatagaggaacgacaattggagttctttgttcgtgttcgttgatactaaactcgggaaaacacgcttcgaatgtaagtatgcttaatctgtgctttatacctgtttcctggctttggggatcttccgcacatgttatatgtatttaacagtattaccctacagtggtatcatgagccttatgtattcaaagcattttttagcatgatttttttgtttttgtatgctgtcgaatttttcggatttttggttgaatttttcgaattattatggattattggatgaatgtataataagttctgaattcaaaaagtttcgaaatttcgacttttctgaccctaatctgattaaaaacgattttctaagattagttcatgggaacggaattgcaaaaacaggcctcgaagtatgagtttttgggcgtttttgttaattaacgaattaaaattaacaaattcagaaagtttttcaattaattggtcgacctaaactactcggaattgattgaaatttttacCTAATGCTTTtgagtatattttaaaattagggTAAAATTTCGGCCATAAATGTAAAGTATAAACTCTAATTTTTCTTTTcccaaattcgtaaaatttagatcgctaattgattttttcaATAATTTAGATCTGCAAATTTGGTGAATTGGGAAagagaatataatttcatgtaaaGTGGCAGATTTAAAAagttattggattaaaattttgattagattcgttaattttaatcaacacttaaaccaaattggtaaaaatatgaaatttaaatgtttagaacgttttaaagttttagatttgattATCAAAACGTTCAAATTTTTTGACATTGTTCAttcattaaaatttgaataaagttagcctaaatttaataaatttaacaaaatcggattgttgttaaaaattaattaaatcgtaaagttgttatttttcgaaaataaaaattattaattttgtgaaaaataactaaatgcaaatatgctcgtgaaattgattttttttaattagttggtccgtttgcacgaaccaaaggcacgaacacaaggggtGTGTcgacgtgtggctcgtcgtagCCACGCGGGCTGCCTCCCCATAGCAGAGCCACAACaacgcgagcagcagcaagcgagctgcgtgccgTGCGCGCTGGGGCGAgtgagcgagcaaggcagcgagccttggcttgcgagctgctAGAAAGCAAGGGCAAGGCTGCCTTGCCTTACGCTCAGCGTCGAGCATCACAACAGCGACACAACAGTGCCACGAGCAGCGCAAGGCTGTGGTGTGTGTGTGCGATGGTTGCggggcatgggcgacgagctcatggcctcgtaggccacacagcaCGAGGCAgtgctgggctgggcgcaagcctagcccgcattgcacaattttggcatttttcgtttcgttgggctttaaaatttgatatttgcattaaaatggctaacgggataattaattaatcattttatttaacttgcgtcgggccgtgagtttaatttattatttaaatttttaatcaTCCGGAAtaaatattggtttgagtgggagccgcttaatgaaattaaaatgaaataattattttaattattttcgtaggacgctttattttgattaaattaaattttaattagaataaattttaaggattaataatttgaaattgattaatcttttaggacgcgtttatgtgaacgtgaattttaaataattcacgtaaatacttgcatatttaattgggccattcgttttaggatacgaatgggtgaatgcatagaatgtatattttatgtaatgcaggtactccaagtgactagtatggccaatctaggagagttaaatacggtatgcgaaccgttttatctttgaatgtaaagttttaaatatggtctgcgtaccattgaaattttgatgtaattttattatttcaagtatttctaagtttagaactttaagttagcattgaatgaagattcaagacgatgccaagctaacaggatggtgaagaagattagATGCTTCAAGACGTACAAGAGCtctgggccatactagttcaccaattttatttatgcattatatattgtgaatgtatgaatattttatgcatgaatgcgttgtttgtatgctcgattagatttagttcactaaataatagaaccaacatagaaacaactaggtccaaagtaatattgagtttaaaaattgccttccaaatcaagcacttacaaaaatctagggatctaaggtagtaggtttccgccaaagcgaggtgctattttagttgacttagatggtatggtgtcccaaaggagcacgttgattgtggttgtaactcaaacaacaatggcatatgttgtggcaatgggataaattatggtattaatttattaaccaagagtaatttggagattactagcaataagttttgcttacctagaatcttaaaagacttaagacatgccaaagctgcttaaggatttaggacttttagggtcttggaatcgtttcattcattatggaccatgttttatttttacatgaatgaaatgtttaataactttaatgattgcatgaatgcttttatttcaagttattaaagtatgataaatgttttctttgctagttcattatGTAGAattgtaaatcttcaactttattgcgttcggataatataactgcgatatttcctcgatcgattggtaactaattttgagagcgattgtcaaagaaaaggaaatgagagcgtatcttgaatgctattttcttatagtgatcttcatggttgttttcaaactaaaatttgaatggtagaccaattggacctcatatattcagaatactgggtagttttggaataatgaggtattgagttaaaggctcatctataaccaatggttaacaaccaattttattttgattcgataaataaactagactcattggatgttgtcattcaaattgaataaaagaaagggactttctaagcataacaaagtaagaataTCAAGCAATgagtaaaatcttttggactataagaaaaggtgctagaaaggataggaaacaggaacaaaagaaatgaatttagatattctatttctacctaaaagtttgcgTTAAAGAGAaatgacttagcaaataaactcctatggtattagattaccgcttgaggttctaactcctGTTAAGagctcaaattccgggagctaagtctggttattgacctacaagtgggaaatgaagcaaagttgtgctacattaaatGTAGgttcatcatgtttgttttaaaagtCCTTCTAATggatggaacttaatggtattatgttccagtAATCATCATAAACAATTTCTATTTGGagaacagaaagactcacattcaaagtaaacaaaaacattcgttgagtgtttatttgaatgaaatggtcatttaagggttaagtcatatgattgattaataaacaaacgaatctcttcacactcaaacttcagaaggttcaaatcaaacattttgatttgtgttccacatatctttggaaatgtcatacgaccatatcaacaaaacaacattctaagattccatatcggaaacgtaaatattgttccaaacgaaaatattttccgaaatcggaaaacgaatcggaagcacgaaacGAGCGACGAGCCATCGTACGAACAATAGCCTATAGCTCGATGGGCCGTAGCAGCAGCCACAGCAAGCTGGGCCACGCGCCAGCGTGCAcggccagcgctgctgggcaaACGTGCATGGCAACAACAGACTGGCCAACGCTGGTGTGTCTAGAGCATGAGCTAGCGTAGCTGTGCCTAGAGTTTGGGCCAACGATGATGGTGCCTTGCGTGCAGGCCAAGGCCAAGCCTGCTTGCTATTCAAGCAAAGTAGTCGGCTTCCCTAAGGGTGTTTAGGGTTTTGGGATTTTCCTAAAATTGCCTAAATTACTCAAGGGTTTTGGCTTCTAGGGTTTTTTCAAATTTTCTATCAATACATCGCATATTGTCATGAACTTTACACATCAATGAATACACTTTGCCTATCACCTAAAGTGAGAAACTCGGAATCATAAACCTTAgtttatatcctagttggttatgATCTAAGGCAGATCCGAACGTACTTTGGACTtactacggagggacgacgtttggctttataacttgttcttgttcgattcgggagcatctagggaagacacgcatcacaaagtatgtgtactaaattatgctaattaactaagtgaaattaatttgaattctaGCATTTATGGTTTATTCCGCATGACATTGGATTTTTCATAAGCTAACAATGGTTACATATGAAGCACCCAAAATAACAAAGGTTATCCTACGTCTTCCTGACAATCACAATAAAAGGAAAGATATGCCGATATAATCAAAGGGCCCTGAATTCATTGTGAAAGAAATAAAGAGAGAAAGCTCTTGATAATTAATGGATGCAAGAATCCAATTTACCTGAGATTTTCATCAACTTGTTTGTCTCTAATAATTGCAGCAACTTCCTCAATGCCATTACAGGTTTCAAAATCCTATCGAAAGACGAAATATTACACGAAAATCTAATAAGATCTAAATAGTGGGTGCTAAATTTTAATATGAAATTAGTTAAGATGTCATACCATTTGATTGTTGCTGATAAATCTAAGCCCCTTGAGAGCTCTGTGCACGCCAGACCCAGTTCCATTGAGTTGTGCCAACTGTTTTCTACGATTCTTCGCCGCAATCGCCGGGTCAACCACTGTGTCAGACCCTTTCATGGACGGCGTGTAGTTCAAGAACTTTCCAGAGAAGCGCTTAGTCAACTGCACTGAGATCGACTGCTTTGCCTTACTGACCTCCGCTTTCAGCTCTTGAGAGAACTGTCGTATATGGATGCTAGATGACATCGTTTGCCGAATCGTCGGCGTTCTTGACGTCTATGCCCTCGGGATCTCCAATCCAACGAAGCATagtaaattaatattaaaataaacaGAGGATTACAAAAATGGAAGGAAAAGTAGAAGATCCCAATAAATCTATCAGCtaaaaaattcaaataaatcGATCATTTATAACCCATATTTGAGCCTATTTTTTCAATAGTAAATTAAAACAAAAGGCacctttaattttagtcaaACTGAAATTTGGGTGAAATCGAAATAACCAAATTTGAGGCTTCTAAAGAAGTTAATACACATCTGAACCGATGAACAACAAAAATCCCAAATTCTTAATAAGGTTcatattcaaaaaaaaagtaacacgaATAAATTGAAGAAAATTCATTGTCAAATCTAGAAGAAATTGAAACCGCAAGAATATAGCAAAccataaaacaaaaaaacaagcaTCCAATACGTTGGTTGTTTTGTATTACTGGTAtagaaaaatgaataaattaaGGAAGAATAACAGAGAAATTAACAGCAAGAAAAACTCAACCAACCTGATGGTAGCGACGGTAGTGATCAGTAGAGATCGGAAGCGCGAGACGATGGGAAGTGATGGAAGGTCGACCAGAATGATGGTGGCGACGACGGTGATCGGCAAACAACCGAGTaacaggaggagagagaaattatgagagagaaagtggcgAAGTTTAAAATGAGGGAGTGAACAGGTTTTACGGCGAAGGAATTTGGGCGTTTTCCTGGTATGTTATTGCAGTCAATCAACTTTGTAATTGAACTAAATTGTAAGAGGGTGAAAGTTATTTTAGTCTTTTACttgggggacaccaaaagtgggaTTACCAAAAAGCCACTAGCTCTTCACTTATAAAATACAGATTTAGGTTAGGACTTAGGACTTAGGGTTTGAATTACTTGTTTATGTAACTGTTATGTTCACTTTATTTCATGTCAAATTAGTTCGGAtaattaaattcagataagttaagtctatccaagtataatttataacaaaaataatttttgataagttctaaaaagttcagttaaattcatATACGTTCATAAAAAGTAAGTAAACATCAGGTGATCAATAAAACGCACCCTGATAGGTTTAAATTTATTGTTCATATTACTTATACATATTTGCGTACTTATAAAAGCTATAAGATCctaataaaaacaaacacttaTGGAAAGTGCTAGATAGTATGAAGGAAACCTTAATCAAAAATCCAATTTGGTATGTATTTATAGCGGTAAATATCATTATAAAACGGATGTAGTATTTTGTTTTATCTATACTTCATATTTCTCTTCTATATGTCATACTACGTATGACTCTTtataaatgaattaattttactttagaaaaaagaacaaacttaTAGTGAGATatattttcctaaaataaaaatatttggtATATCCTAAAGATATCAAAAGAACGGGATACCCGACCAAATTTTAACGTTTTAGAACCAATTTCGGGATCCTTAAATTGGGACTTGGTATCAGAACGGTTCCTAAAAGTTGAAACGAGAACCGTAACATCAAGGTACCGAGCATTATCATTGTTGAAACCAATAATACGTACATAACAACTTTATTCATGTTTTTGCAAAGTGCAACTAAAATATTTCAGGACAAAACACagttctaattttatttatacttgaGAAAAAACATAATCCAACCATTGAAATTATCTGAATAACAGAATACTccatataatattattatttgacGGTCTCAACTCTCAAGGACACATAGGAGGACCGGCACTACGGTACCAATCGCCATAACACGGACATTCATCTCTGTGTCCAGAGGTGCCCGAAGGTACGCACAAACACTTGGCACAACATTTGTTACAAGACCACTTACAAAACATCTTTCCGAATGTCAATGAAGAACAACGAGATGCACATGCTGCCGGACATTCTGCTCAAAATTATTCACATTATTAACAAATTTAAtcactaattaaattatttcagAAATAAATATCTACTTAtcataaataaatttcaatagTATATAATATTGCAAGAAAGTATATGTTTTAACTTACGTCTTTTGGTTAGTGATCCCTCTCCACCAGCCTGTATATGTCAATTATTAAAAAATCGGCATATATTAGTTGTATATTctccaaattaaaaataaaataaaatccattTGTAATTTCTACacttacatattttttttttgagaaagcGAGATTTTGCATTAATCACGAGAAATATATCAAAGAATACATACGGGTAGATTTATGTAGGACAACAATTCTCCCAAATTTATTTTACTTCAAACGACATAAAGTAGCGACAAATCTATAAAAGGATGGGCCACAAAATTACCCATCCATTTACAAGCAaccaaataacaaaataaaagctACTGCTACATAATGATAGAATATCATTATATGTAAAGCAACGATATGCACAATATATATGTAAAGAAATATATattaattgaattaaattaattccaACAATACAAGACATTACGGAGTAATTCAAGTTAAAAGGATCAAATAATCAAGTAATTCAAATCATTTCATATTGTAAGATCTATTCAACAATCGTAATTCAATCTTCAGTGTACTCGGTAGtactactaataataataataataataataataataataataataataataataataataataataatattaataatgaaTTGATAAATGTATGTTTTTAAAAATGAGAtttatatatacggagtattaattttaattgataCGTAGTATGTAGTATATACTAATATACCATTGAAACGTCGAAGGAAATCATGGAGACGACTAGAAACAAGAGGACCATAGACGAAAACCATGTAGAATTTGCCATGGTGTGGATTGCAAGTAGTTCTATGTGTGGATGTGATCGCATTAAGGGTGATCGATCTCTACTTATATATACAACGAATTTCAAAAATTTCATTCATCCTTGATTTTCTTTCCTTAACATTCATGATTTATTTCTTTATTGGGAAAAGTTCCACATTGTATTTGGATATAGTATAATTTGGAATAAAATCATACATTGCTAAAAGTCAATAAAATGAGATttgtttttgttgaaattaAATATAATCTCTATTCTACTCGTGAACTCCAAAGGTGATTACAGTAAATGACCTTTTTGgtatttttcttattaataGTCTATAAATGCCCCTATTAATTGTAAAATATAGTGAGTTTTTAATTGCAAAACACCGAAAGGTAAATTACTCAAGGAAGGTGATCAAAAAacgacaaaataaaaaattacaaataagGAAGCTGCAATTATAGGGAGAAAATTGTAATTCGTATAAGAAGAAAATATCTTACATCAACTGATATATAATTAtgcaaaatcaatcaaattaaaaGATCAATATTTCCTTTAATATTCTGTACAATCTCTCTCAATTTGCAATTCAATTGATCTCAATCCAAAATAATACGCATATGACAAAATTAATTATGGAAAAAATTGTTCAAGAGAAATTAAAATAATCTTACTTTCTGCTCATGCCCCCATAAATTCTCTAATAAAAATTATTGCTACATATTATTGATCATAATCACACAAAAGCAAGCAAAAGTCATCATTTATTTCTTAGGAATTGTGTGAACAttttgggaagaacaatatCATTAATATATAATTAGATGTACGATATCTACAATGATAAAATAGATATGTATACcacatatttaaaaaaaaaatcacaattatTACAATCATAACAATTATAGTTTATTGAGTTTATTAGATATgtactttttttatttacttttcatCAGCGATTGAATAAAAATTCTTTTGGAAATGTTTTTAAAAAGAAATCAAGGTTATTAGCCAGATTAGAGGGAATTCAAAAATCTCAAGGAATTTCTGGTTTCTCAACCTTAATTCCTTTTCGATCTCATATTAAATGTCCAGGAAGAATTACTATCGATTCTTCATCAAGAAGAAATTCTTTGGATGATGAAATCTCGAGTTATCTAGTTAGTCCATGGGGATAAAAACACTCCTTATTTccacaaatcagttttggtttgGAGAAAGAAAAGCAGAATTCTTTCACTTACATCTGAGGTGGGTGAGGAAATTTTTGACCCAAAAATGTTGTGTGAGCATATTAAGATTTATTTTCATAAGCTTTTAACCACCACTTTTATTTCCTCTTCTGCTATTTGGAACCCTCCTCCCTTTGTGGAATTTGGCAAGGGGGATCCCATTTCCATTTGTGGAAATCTAGTTGAGTGTGAAATCTGGAATGTGGTGTCTAAGATGTGTGTGATTATGATCAAAAATATGTAGCCGGATCCGCCCTTTTGCTATGTGTGATGGTTATCATCCCTTCTTTTATAAGAAATTTTGGGAAACCATCAAGCCGGATCTTATCCCTTTTATCTAGTCCCTTCCTTCTCTAATCATAGGATTCCTGGTGAGATCAACGTAACATTGATTGCTATCATTCCCAAATGTGATGATCCCTCTTCAATTTCTCAATTTCGCCCCATTAGCCTTTTTAATACGGTCTACAAAATCATCACCAAAAACATTGAAAATAGGCTTAGATCTTCCCTCCCAATACCGGGAAGAAGTACATAGACTAACGTTATAATTTCTAATGAAGTGATAGACTATGAAATAGTTAAATGTAAATATTAGCAAATAATATAATTATAGTAAATGTATAATATCCCTTGTGTATAACTAATTAGTCCCCTAATTTAGCCTAAGATTATGCTATTAGTTACAATATTAGTTTGTATATATTGATGATTACACAATCAATAGAGATCACGGAAAAACCTTATcttacatggtatcagagctggtTACCTTCCTATAAACCTCTACCCTAGCCGTcccttctcttcttctttcttcgtGATACCCCATTCATGGCCGAGCAAGTTGGGTTCCATTCTGCCCTTATTGTTACCAATGTCAAGTCTCTCATCTCTATCACACTTGACCTAGAAACCGGCCAATATCACGAATGGGTAACACTTTTCAAGGTACAAGAAACGGTGCACTTTGTCCTTGATCACATCATCCCTCCTACGGATGAAGAAGAGCTTGTCGCCTCCGTCGCCGCCAAAGATGCTGACTTGCCCTATAGAAACGACTAGATTCCATGGTCCTCCAGTGGATTTACGCCACCGTCTCTCCAGAAATTCTCCCCTCCATCCTCATTGATGACGATCTTGCTGAAAATTCCTGGAAACTCGTTCATCAGATTTTTCAGGACAACCAGAATTATAGAGTTGCTTTCCTCAAAACGAAATTGACCAACACAAAGATGGTGGACTCCTCGGTGGTTGCCTACTGCAATCGCCTAAAGTCTCTTGCAGACCAATTGGCCAACGTTGGATCTCCTGTCTCTGATCAACAACTAGTGCTACGCACTCTTGCGGGACTGCCTGAAGCCTATTCCTATTTTCTCACCAATATACAGCAGAAGAAAACTATGCCTTCCTTCATGAAGATTTGTTCTCGGTTAAAGCTATAGGACACCGCTGCCAAAGAACGCACTCGTGACGCCGGGTCCACGACCGCTCTTCACATGGA encodes:
- the LOC110792007 gene encoding uncharacterized protein, with product MVLQWIYATVSPEILPSILIDDDLAENSWKLVHQIFQDNQNYRVAFLKTKLTNTKMVDSSVVAYCNRLKSLADQLANVGSPVSDQQLVLRTLAGLPEAYSYFLTNIQQKKTMPSFMKICSRLKL
- the LOC130472284 gene encoding gibberellin-regulated protein 12-like; protein product: MANSTWFSSMVLLFLVVSMISFDVSMAGGEGSLTKRQCPAACASRCSSLTFGKMFCKWSCNKCCAKCLCVPSGTSGHRDECPCYGDWYRSAGPPMCP